The following coding sequences are from one Arachis hypogaea cultivar Tifrunner chromosome 7, arahy.Tifrunner.gnm2.J5K5, whole genome shotgun sequence window:
- the LOC112702525 gene encoding probable calcium-binding protein CML18: MEDEVRKIFNKFDKNGDGKISCSELKEMLLALGSKTSSDEVRRMMEEIDQNGDGYIDIKEFADFHCTGTVADESKELRDAFDLYDLDKNGLISAAELHAVLKRLGEKCSLSDCRRMIKNVDADGDGNVNFEEFKKMMARS; the protein is encoded by the coding sequence ATGGAGGATGAGGTTCGCAAGATCTTCAACAAGTTTGACAAAAATGGCGACGGCAAGATCTCTTGCTCTGAGCTGAAGGAGATGCTTTTGGCACTAGGATCCAAAACGAGTTCCGACGAGGTTCGCCGCATGATGGAGGAGATCGACCAGAACGGCGATGGTTACATCGACATCAAGGAGTTCGCCGATTTCCACTGCACCGGCACCGTGGCCGACGAATCCAAGGAGCTTAGGGACGCCTTTGACCTCTACGATCTCGACAAGAATGGTCTCATCTCCGCCGCGGAGCTCCACGCGGTACTCAAGCGCCTCGGCGAGAAGTGCTCCCTCTCTGACTGCCGCCGCATGATCAAGAACGTTGATGCTGACGGCGACGGCAACGTCAACTTCGAGGAGTTCAAGAAGATGATGGCTCGCTCCTGA
- the LOC112702526 gene encoding protein NUCLEOLAR COMPLEX ASSOCIATED 4, with protein MWSRSENEHKQPCGDVNADDKQVKPEKHNNSVLSAAKIAKKMKLKFTQAWLSFLRLPLPLDVYKEVLVNLHQVVIPHLSNPVMLCDFLTRSYDIGGVVSVMALSSLFILMTQYGLEYPNFYEKLYVLLVPSIFMAKHRARFFQLLDSCLKSPLLPAYLAASFAKKMSRLLLSIPPSGALVITALIHNILRRHPSINCLVHWEDQVDEGKGDKATDEATAANSDDAKVSASQKLGIDHFNYGEPNPKKSNAMRSSLWEVDTILQHYCPPVSRFALSLENDLTVRAKTSEVNVGDFSSGSYATIIGAEMSRRVKQVPLAFYKSTPSTLFSEADFAGWTFDFKDTSEIMHGSDENADKNSGKRQRVV; from the exons ATGTGGAGCAGATCAG AAAATGAACATAAGCAGCCTTGTGGAGATGTGAATGCAGATGATAAGCAGGTGAAGCCTGAAAAGCATAACAATAGT GTACTCTCTGCAGCCAAAATTGCTAAGAAAATGAAGTTAAAATTTACCCAAGCATGGCTTTCATTTCTCAGATTGCCACTTCCACTTGATGTCTACAAGGAG GTTCTTGTTAATCTCCACCAAGTCGTTATTCCACATCTTTCAAATCCTGTCATGTTGTG TGATTTCTTAACAAGATCATATGACATTGGTGGCGTTGTCAGTGTGATGGCTCTTAGCAGCCTGTTTATACTCATGACCCAGTATGGATTGGAATACCCAAATTTCTACGAAAAACTCTATGTTCTCTTAGTTCCATCTATCTTCATGGCGAAACATCGAGCAAGATTTTTCCAG CTTCTTGATTCTTGCCTCAAGTCACCACTTCTTCCAGCTTACCTGGCTGCATCATTTGCTAAGAAAATGAGTAGGTTATTGCTTTCAATTCCTCCCTCAGGAGCATTGGTCATTACAGCTCTTATCCACAATATTTTGCGTAGACATCCATCAATTAATTGTTTGGTGCACTGG GAAGATCAAGTTGATGAAGGAAAAGGGGATAAGGCAACAGATGAAGCAACTGCTGCAAACTCGGACGATGCAAAGGTCAGTGCCAGCCAAAAGTTAGGCATTGACCATTTCAACTACGGAGAACCTAACCCTAAGAAGTCAAATGCTATGA GAAGTTCTCTTTGGGAAGTTGATACTATTCTTCAGCACTACTGTCCTCCTGTCTCACG GTTTGCTTTGTCTCTTGAGAATGATTTGACAGTCAGGGCCAAAACAAGTGAGGTTAACGTTGGTGATTTTAGTTCTGGTTCATATGCAACAATAATTGGAGCAGAG ATGTCGCGGAGGGTAAAGCAGGTTCCTCTTGCATTCTATAAATCAACTCCTTCCACTTTGTTTTCAGAGGCCGATTTTGCTGGTTGGACTTTTGATTTCAAAGACACCTCCGAAATAATGCACGGTAGCGATGAGAATGCTGATAAAAACTCTGGGAAACGGCAACGAGTAGTGTGA